The following are from one region of the Pocillopora verrucosa isolate sample1 chromosome 3, ASM3666991v2, whole genome shotgun sequence genome:
- the LOC131793042 gene encoding AN1-type zinc finger protein 1 isoform X1, with product MAEFPDFGKQCDVEICKQLDFLPFICNGCSGTFCLEHRSKSSHNCTVDDQKFKGDPSKTSVSNGFLECSLNECNSRELVPVLCEHCHKNYCLRHRHQVDHQCPGLPQKQPRVTPEQRIQQIIGKDLCKEKKGRGGVRNESRAAKVALMKMKMKATGDGSIPQVCQEERIYLRVLMPLGNKEREYPMYFSKYWTVGKVIDKIAVTARLKNDNNKAVAKKLRLFHGSSGDVLDLQNPLEHFQTQDDCPVLSGSTVVLECVDEQCAQLLTNRDKYPT from the exons ATGGCAGAATTCCCTGACTTTGGAAAGCAGTGTGATGTTGAGATTTGTAAGCAACTTG ATTTTCTTCCATTTATTTGTAATGGATGCTCTGGTACCTTTTG tttagAACATCGCTCAAAGTCATCACACAACTGCACTGTTGATGATCAAAAATTTAAG GGAGATCCATCAAAGACTTCAGTTTCAAATGGTTTCTTAGAGTGTTCACTGAATGAGTGCAACAGTAGAGAGTTGGTTCCAGTGTTATGTGAACATTGTCACAAAAACTACTGCCTCAG GCATAGGCATCAGGTTGATCACCAGTGCCCAGGTCTCCCTCAGAAACAACCCAGAGTGACTCCTGAACAAAGAATACAACAAATCATTG gaaaagatctttgcaaagaaaagaaag GTCGTGGGGGTGTGAGAAATGAAAGCCGCGCAGCTAAAGTTGCtctgatgaagatgaagatgaaagctACTGGAGATGGTTCAATTCCTCAGGTTTGTCAG GAGGAACGAATCTATCTCAGAGTTCTCATGCCTCTTGGTAATAAAGAACGAGAATATCCAATGTACTTCTCCAAG TACTGGACGGTGGGAAAAGTCATCGACAAAATTGCGGTCACTGCAAGactgaaaaatgataataacaagGCAGTAGCAAAG AAGCTACGACTGTTTCACGGAAGTTCTGGAGACGTTCTAGACTTACAAAATCCTTTGGAACATTTTCAGACGCAAGATGATTGCCCAGTGTTGAGTGGAAGCACAGTTGTTTTAGAATGTGTGGATGAACAATGCGCTCAACTTCTTACAAATCGAGACAAATATCCCACGTGA
- the LOC131793042 gene encoding AN1-type zinc finger protein 1 isoform X2, which produces MAEFPDFGKQCDVEICKQLDFLPFICNGCSGTFCLEHRSKSSHNCTVDDQKFKGDPSKTSVSNGFLECSLNECNSRELVPVLCEHCHKNYCLRHRHQVDHQCPGLPQKQPRVTPEQRIQQIIGKDLCKEKKGRGGVRNESRAAKVALMKMKMKATGDGSIPQEERIYLRVLMPLGNKEREYPMYFSKYWTVGKVIDKIAVTARLKNDNNKAVAKKLRLFHGSSGDVLDLQNPLEHFQTQDDCPVLSGSTVVLECVDEQCAQLLTNRDKYPT; this is translated from the exons ATGGCAGAATTCCCTGACTTTGGAAAGCAGTGTGATGTTGAGATTTGTAAGCAACTTG ATTTTCTTCCATTTATTTGTAATGGATGCTCTGGTACCTTTTG tttagAACATCGCTCAAAGTCATCACACAACTGCACTGTTGATGATCAAAAATTTAAG GGAGATCCATCAAAGACTTCAGTTTCAAATGGTTTCTTAGAGTGTTCACTGAATGAGTGCAACAGTAGAGAGTTGGTTCCAGTGTTATGTGAACATTGTCACAAAAACTACTGCCTCAG GCATAGGCATCAGGTTGATCACCAGTGCCCAGGTCTCCCTCAGAAACAACCCAGAGTGACTCCTGAACAAAGAATACAACAAATCATTG gaaaagatctttgcaaagaaaagaaag GTCGTGGGGGTGTGAGAAATGAAAGCCGCGCAGCTAAAGTTGCtctgatgaagatgaagatgaaagctACTGGAGATGGTTCAATTCCTCAG GAGGAACGAATCTATCTCAGAGTTCTCATGCCTCTTGGTAATAAAGAACGAGAATATCCAATGTACTTCTCCAAG TACTGGACGGTGGGAAAAGTCATCGACAAAATTGCGGTCACTGCAAGactgaaaaatgataataacaagGCAGTAGCAAAG AAGCTACGACTGTTTCACGGAAGTTCTGGAGACGTTCTAGACTTACAAAATCCTTTGGAACATTTTCAGACGCAAGATGATTGCCCAGTGTTGAGTGGAAGCACAGTTGTTTTAGAATGTGTGGATGAACAATGCGCTCAACTTCTTACAAATCGAGACAAATATCCCACGTGA
- the LOC131793059 gene encoding SHC SH2 domain-binding protein 1 homolog B, whose protein sequence is MSSTKLPMIFQTADLSVETRVAAYKNDILGLCKPREVPDRIAKYIGRNVEASGWNAVWRSTPKSSGQLHPFDVVVEVSNVNASDIMAEVSICEPVVTDCLNDLDTEKVNAYLCCHGNRVPLTELCPVYDETGQHDETALAIEHVRFFYENIWREWDEDDDGEYCYAGRHLDTRIQLYYDIQEGNLPRDLVNNYRDSYNQYREKLAELKQLQEKIAVSDLDEELDEMDVLKCAQMSEVCESLVHSLQIIENPQMRYLLASVSPKLVQQGPRGNRPRGDEPVTYIVAPKLQAGMVKFYEDNTVVEHYPCLGKALKSYYHGDTIVVYPGKYKLEGRAYQLADSVHITGIGNPSEIVVFCSDNEEYTMECCATNISIKNITFEQEGNENEGVVLVKSGRVTFDDCHMRCETNGVTVENGELVMRQCKVHGAKSAAIIVSSGAKLDLQDSKLFDNGEFGQNLDVSTELATGAIVLEAKSDSKKTTAILSDNYISNNHCHGICVKKDQEIFAACCDPEHGIKLEMTNNVFEENIHGDIGHFLVNKD, encoded by the exons ATGTCGAGTACTAAATTACCGATGATATTTCAGACTGCAGATTTGTCCGTTGAAACTCGGGTAGCAGCttataaaaatgatattttgggCTTGTGTAAACCGCGCGAAGTTCCCGATAGAATAGCGAAATACATTGGTCGAAATGTCGAGGCGAGTGGATGGAACGCAGTATGGAGAAGTACTCCTAAATCCAGCGGACAACTACATCCTTTTGACGTTGTAGTGGAG GTGTCAAATGTCAATGCCAGTGACATTATGGCAGAAGTCAGTATATGTGAACCAGTGGTCACAGACTGCCTCAATGATTTAGACACTGAAAAAGTCAATGCATACCTTTGCTGTCACGGCAATCGTGTTCCTCTAACTGAGCTGTGCCCAGTGTATGATGAAACTGGACAACATGATGAAACCGCATTGGCCATTGAGCATGTCAG GTTTTTCTATGAGAACATTTGGAGAGAGTGGGATGAGGACGATGATGGAGAGTATTGTTATGCCGGCCGACATTTAGACACAAGAATTCAACTCTACTATGATATACAAGAAGGAAACCTTCCTAGAGATCTGGTCAACAACTATAGAG ATAGTTATAACCAGTATAGGGAGAAGTTAGCAGAGCTGAAACAGCTTCAGGAAAAAATTGCAGTCAGTGATCTTGATGAAGAGCTTGATGAAATGGATGTGCTCAAATGTGCACAGATGTCAGAAGTGTGCGAGTCACTGGTTCATTCACTGCAGATCATAGAGAACCCACAAATGAGGTACCTCTTAGCTTCTGTGTCACCTAAACTGGTGCAGCAGGGTCCCAGGGGTAACAGACCCAGAGGAGATGAGCCTGTTACTTATATAGTGGCACCAAAGTTACAGGCTGGCATGGTCAAGTTCTATGAAG ATAACACAGTGGTGGAGCATTACCCTTGCTTGGGAAAGGCACTAAAGAGCTATTATCATGGGGATACAATTGTTGTCTATCCTGGAAAATACAAACTTGAGGGAAGAGCTTATCAACTTGCAGATTCTGTTCATATCACAGGAATAGGAAATCCCTCCGAAATTGTTG TCTTCTGCAGTGATAACGAAGAATACACAATGGAATGCTGTGCAACTAACATTAGCATCAAGAATATCACCTTTGAAcaagaaggaaatgaaaatgagGGAGTAGTGCTAGTGAAGAGTGGCAGGGTTACATTTGATGATTGTCATATGAGATGTGAGACAAATGGTGTCACTGTGGAAAATGGAGAGCTGGTCATGAGGCAATGCAAAGTTCATGGTGCCAAG TCTGCAGCAATTATTGTTTCCTCTGGTGCAAAACTTGATTTACAAGATAGCAAACTGTTTGATAATGGAGAATTTGGTCAGAATTTGGATGTGTCTACTGAACTTGCCACTGGAGCCATTGTCTTGGAG GCCAAGTCGGATTCCAAGAAGACCACTGCAATTTTGTCTGATAATTACATCTCTAACAATCATTGCCATGGTATTTGTGTCAAGAAGGATCAGGAAATTTTTGCTGCATGCTGTGACCCTGAGCATGGCATCAAATTGGAAATGACAAACAATGTGTTTGAGGAAAACATACATGGTGACATTGGTCACTTCCTGGTTAACAAAGACTAA
- the LOC131793061 gene encoding dynactin subunit 6, translating into MSKHSSSQTPRKLKIGSGSVVCQEAEIKGEVTIGSRTVIHPKARIIAEAGPIIIGDNNLIEEQATILNSSYLDDDGQSGGKIVLKIGNHNVFEVGSQCEAVNVGDNNILEAKSKVGRFTSVSHGCVIGAKCEVTSQETLPENTVIYGQCCSRRVQGERPVPQTLQLDFLTKILPNYHHLKKSSRS; encoded by the coding sequence ATGTCGAAACATTCGTCATCGCAAACGCCtcgtaaattaaaaattggCTCCGGATCAGTTGTCTGCCAAGAGGCTGAAATAAAAGGTGAGGTTACAATTGGTTCTCGAACGGTCATCCACCCCAAGGCCCGCATAATAGCAGAAGCCGGGCCAATTATTATTGGGGACAACAACCTTATTGAAGAACAGGCTACAATACTCAACTCGTCTTATCTTGACGACGATGGACAATCTGGCGGAAAAATTGTCTTGAAAATTGGAAATCATAACGTTTTTGAGGTCGGCAGCCAGTGTGAAGCTGTAAATGTGGGCGATAACAACATCCTGGAAGCTAAGAGTAAGGTGGGCCGATTCACAAGTGTTTCTCATGGGTGTGTAATAGGAGCCAAGTGTGAAGTTACTTCTCAGGAAACTTTGCCAGAAAATACAGTGATTTATGGACAATGTTGTAGTAGGAGAGTGCAAGGAGAGAGGCCTGTACCACAAACACTGCAATTAGATTTTCTCACCAAGATTTTGCCAAATTATCATCATCTAAAGAAATCTAGTCGATCATAA